The genomic region CGAACCTCCGGGTGGCAGCCGGCCACTCGGTCCCGGCGAGCACTTCGCGCAACAGGGCGACGCGCACAGCATCCATGCGCCCGCATCCTGCCGTAACCGGCCACTCGACAGGCGGAGTTCACCATGAATTCGCCCAAGGTGGGAAGAGTGTCCGTCCCCGTCGTGAAGAGAGGGCTCCATGACCACTGCTGAGGCATCAGTGCCGTTCCGGGCGGGAAAGGAGGGCTACGCGAGCTTCCGTATCCCGGCCGTCGTCGCCACCGGCGGGGGTACCGGCAGCGGCACCCTGCTGGCCTTCTGCGAGGGCCGGGTCGGCTCCCGAGACGACTTCGGGAACATCGACATCGTGCTGAAGCGCTCCACGGACGGCGGTCTGACCTGGGGCCCGCTCCTGGTCGCCGCCAAGAACGGCGACGCGCTCTCCGGAAACCCGGCCCCGGTCGTCCTCGACACCGGCCGCGTCCTGCTCGTCCACGTCCGCAACGCCGCCCTCGCCACCGAGGACAGCATCCGCCGCGGCAAGGTGGCCGCCGTCGACGGACGCCGCGTCTGGGTCCAGCACAGCGACGACGAGGGCCTCACCTGGTCGAGCCCGAAGGAGATCACGAAGCAGACGAAGAAGGACACCTGGCGGTGGTACGCCACCACCCCGGGCCACGCTCTCCAACTGAGCACCGGCCGGGTCGTCGTCCCCGCCAACCACTCCCTCCCGCCGGCCGGCAAGGACACCGGCACCGAGGGCAAGTACAACGGCGGGCACTGTCTGCTGAGCGACGACCGCGGCGAGACCTGGCGCATCGGGTACGTCGATGACAACACCGACAACTACATCAACGTGAACGAGAGCACCGCCACCGAACTCCCCGACGGCCGCGTCTACTTCAACACCCGCACCGACTCCACCGCCCCCGGCACCCGCGCCGACGCGTACTCGAAGGACGGCGGCCAGACCCTGGTCAAGCCCTTCCGGCCGCAGGCCGGCCTCACCGGACCCGTCGTCGAGGGCAGCGTGCTCCAGCTCCGCGACCCGGACGTCCTGCTGTACTCGGGCCCCGCCGACCCGGGCTTCCGGGCCGTGATGACGATCCGCGCCAGCACCGACGACGGCCTCACCTGGCGGTCGGCGCACACCGTGGACGGGCTGCCCGCCGGGTACTCCGATCTCGTCCGCGTCGACGCCGACACCGTCGGACTCCTCTACGAGACGGGCGACTTCGGCGCGTACGAGACGATCACCTTCCGCAGGGTGCCCGTGACGGGGCTCACCTGAGCGCGGCGGGCGGGAAGCACGCACGTAAAGTCGGCCCATGACCTCTACCGACAGTGCACAGACCCCTGCCGAGACTCCCGCGAAAGCCCCCGCGAAGGACCCCTGGGACCTTCCCGACGTGTCCGGGCTCGTCGTCGGCGTACTCGGCGGCACCGGTCCGCAGGGCAAGGGCCTCGCCTACCGGCTGGCGCGGGCCGGCCAGAAGGTGATCATCGGATCGCGGGCCGCGGAGCGCGCACAGGCCGCCGCCGACGAACTCGGCCACGGAGTCGAGGGCGCCGACAACGCCGAGACCGCGCGCCGCAGCGACATCGTGATCGTCGCCGTGCCGTGGGACGGACACGGCAAGACGCTGGAGTCGCTGCGCGAGGAACTGGCCGGCAAGCTCGTCGTCGACTGCGTCAACCCGCTCGGCTTCGACAAGAAGGGCGCGTACGCGCTGAAGCCCGAGGAGGGCAGCGCCGCCGAGCAGGCCGCCGCCCTGCTGCCGGACTCGCGCGTCACGGCCGCCTTCCACCACCTCTCCGCGGTCCTCCTCCAGGACCCGGAGATCGCGGAGATCGACACCGACGTGATGGTCCTCGGCGAGGAGCGCGCGGACGTCGAGATCGTCCAGGCGCTGGCCGGCCGCGTCCCCGGCATGCGCGGCATCTTCTCCGGGCGCCTGCGCAACGCCCACCAGGTCGAGTCACTGGTGGCGAACCTGATCTCGGTGAACCGGCGGTACAAGGCCCACGCGGGTCTGCGTGTGACCGACGTATAGGCGTGCGGCGGGCCGGGTGTGCGGCGGGCACCGGACGGAGTGCGGCGCGTGCGGGCCGGGTGTGCTGCGCGTGCGGGACGGAGTGTGGTGCGTGCGGGCGGGGCGCGGACGTGGGGGACACTGGACGAAGCAGTGTCCCCCCGACGGGACCGGCCGCGACGGCAGCAACGCCGGCTATGACAGCAACGCCAGGACCGACAAGGAGCCGCACCCATGTCCCGACTCGCCCTCTACGCCCTCGTCGTCTGCCTGCTGGCCACCGCCGCGGCCGTCGTCTCCTTCGTCCAGGGCAGCTGGCTGGGGGTCGTGTGGGTGCTGCTCGCGGGTCTTTCGTCCAACATGACCTGGTACTACCTGCGCCGGGACCGGGCGCGCCGCCGGACGCCGTCCGTCACGGGCTGACCGAGCAGAACTCGTTGGTGTCCGTCCAGAAGCGGTAGAGGTTCTGCCCGCAGTCCGTCCGGAACTCGTCGATGTCCAGGCTGCGCAGGAGCGCGTCGATCACGTCGAAGAACACACCGTTCACCGCCGGGATCCACAGGATGGCGATCACCAGGAGCAGCCCGAAGGGCGCGAGGGGCTCCACCTGGCGGCGGATCTTGTACGACAGCCAGGGCTCGATCATGCCGTAGCCGTCCAGGCCCGGCACCGGCAGGAAGTTCAGCAGCGCGGCCGTGACCTGGAGCAGCGCGAGGAACGCGAGCGCGAACTGGAAGTCCGCCGGTACGCCGTCCAGCGCGTCCAGCCAGAACGGGGCCGTGCAGACCACCGCGAACAGCACGTTCGTCAGCGGGCCCGCCGCCGAGATCAGGCTGTGCTTCCAGCGGCCCTGGATCCGGCTCCGCTCGATCCAGACCGCGCCGCCCGGCAGACCGATACCGCCCATCATCACGAAGATGACGGGCAGCACGATGCTCAGCAGCGCGTGGGTGTATTTGAGAGGGTTGAGGGTCAAATACCCTTTCGCGCCGATCGAGATGTCGCCGCTGTGCAGGGCCGTGCGCGCGTGCGCGTACTCGTGCAGACAGAGTGAGACGATCCAGGCCGCCGTCACGAACAGGAAGACGGCGATACCGGGCTGCTCGGCGAAGCCTGTCCAGGTGGCCCATCCGGTCACCGCGGTGACGGCCACGATCCCGAGGAAGACGGGGCTGATCCGCCGGTCGCTGTGCCGGGTGGTGGCGGTGGTCATGGGGTCGGGCTCCCTGGGGTTCGCTCAGCGGGGTTCATGCTGTTGGGCGTGCCCGACCGTACCGGGCGTATGCGGAAAACGTCTCGCGATCGGCTGTGAGTTCCGGAGAGGGTGGACCCATGAGGTCGTGGCAAGTGATTTTCGAAGGCCGGCGGACGGAGCACGGAGACGGGCACGGAGACGGAGACGGGCACGGGCACGGGGACGGGGGCGGGGGCGGGGGCGGGGGCGGGGACGAGCCGCACGCCGTCGACGGCCGCCCCGAGCGGTTCGGCGCGCATGAACGCCCGACTCCGGCCGCGGCACCCCGTCCCCCGGTCCCGACTAGGGCCCTTCTGATGGATCTCCGCGGCGTCGCGGCGTCTGGCACGCACGCTCGCCGCGTTGCCGAAACGCCCACGTGGCTCCGCCACGAGGGCGCTCCGGCGCCTTGCGATCGCACGCACCAGACGCCGCTCCTTCCTCCACGGAGATCCATCAGAAGGGCCCTAGTCGGGACCGGCGTCCTCGGCGTGCCCGAGATACCGGGCGCCACTCCGCCGGAACCCCGCGACCCGTGCTGAGACCACCGGAGACAATGGACCCCGTGCGCTACCGCATACTCGGCACCACCCAGGCACTCCACCGCGACGGCACCGCCGTCCCGGTCGGCGGGGCACGGCTGCGTGCCCTGCTGACCGTGCTCGCCCTGCGGCCGGGGCGGACCGTGCCCGCGGCCGTCCTCGTCGACGAGGTATGGGGCGCCGGCCCGCCCGCCGACGCCGCGGGCGCTCTGCAGGCCCTGGTGGGCCGGCTCCGCAGGGCCCTCGGCGCGGACGCGATCGGCTCCGCGGAAGGCGGCTACCGGCTGTGCGCGGCGGTCGACGACATCGACCTGTACCGCTTCGAGCGGCTCGCGGGGGAGGGCACCCGCGCACTCGCCGACGGCGACCCCGGCAAGGCCGCCGTCGTCCTCGACGACGCCCTCGCGCTCTGGCGCGGGCCCGCCCTCGCCGACCTCCCGGACCGCACCGCCGAGTCGTCCCGCTGGGAGACCCGCCGCCTCGACGCCCGCCGCGCCCGCCTCACCGCGGCCCTCGCCCTCGGCAGGGCCGAACAGTCCCTGCCCGACCTCACCGCCCTCTGCGACGCCCACCCCCTCGACGAGCCCCTCCAACTCCTGCGCCTGCGCGCCCTGCGCGACGCGGGCCGCACCGCGGAGGCACTGGCGGGCTACGAGTCCCTGCGACAACTCCTGGCCGACCGCCTCGGCACCGACCCGGGACCCGAACTGCGGTCGCTGCACGGGGAGTTGCTGCGCGGGGAGGCCAGGGGAACCGGGGAGGCCGGTGACCGCGGGCACCACGGCCATCGCGGACACAACGGCCACTGGCAGACGCCGTACGGCCACACGCCCGGGCCCACCTCCTTGTCCGGGCCCACCTCCTCGTCCGGGCCCGTTCCCTCGTCCGGGCCCGTTCCCACGCCCGGGCCCGCTCCCGCGTCCGGTAGTCGCGACCGTGCCGCGCCCCTCGGGAACCTCCGCGCCCGGCTCACCTCCTTCGTCGGCCGGGACACCGACCTGGAGACCATCCGCGGGGACCTCGCGGCCGCCCGGCTCGTCACCCTGCTCGGGCCCGGCGGGGCGGGCAAGACCCGGCTGTCGCAGGAGGCGGGCGAGAGCGTCGCCGCGGCCCTGCCCGACGGGGTGTGGCTGGCCGAGCTCGCGCCCGTCGACGACCCCGAAGCCGTGCCCGAGGCCGTGCTCACCGCCGTCGGCGCGCGCGAGACCGTGCTGTACGGCGCCGGCGCCGAGGCCATCCGGGCAGCGGGCAGCGACCGGCACGACGACCCCGTGGACCGGCTCGCCGAGCACTGCGGCAAGCGCCGCATGCTGCTCGTCCTCGACAACTGCGAGCACGTCGTCGACGCCGCCGCCCGCCTCGTCGAGCAGCTTCTCGCACGCTGCCCCGGACTGACGGTGCTCGCCACGAGCCGTGAACCCCTCGGCGTACCGGGGGAGTTGCTCCGGCCCGTGGAGCCGCTGCCCGAGCCGAGCGCGCTGCGGCTGCTCGCCGACCGCGGGGCCGCCGCCCGGCCCGGGTTCCGGGTCGAGGACGACCCCGCGGCGTGCGCCGAGATCTGCCGCCGGCTCGACGGGCTGCCGCTGGCCATCGAGCTGGCCGCCGCCCGGCTGCGGATGTTGACACCGCGTCAGATCGCCGACCGGCTCGACGACCGCTTCCGGCTGCTCACCTCCGGCAGTCGTACCCTCCTGCCCCGCCAGCAGACCCTGCGGGCGGTCGTCGACTGGTCCTGGGACCTCCTCGACGAGGACGAACGGGAGGTCCTGAGCCGGCTGTCGGTGTTCGCCGGCGGCTGCGACCTCGCGGCGGCCGAGGCGGTGTGCGGCCCGGTCGCGCTGGAGGCGCTGGGCTCGCTCGTCGACAAGTCCCTGGTGGTGGCGGCCCCTTCGGGCGCCGGCGGCATGCGCTACCGGCTCCTCGAAACCGTCGCCGAGTACGCGGGCGCCCGCCTCGACGAGGCAGGCCGACGGCGTGCCACCGAGCGCGCGCATCTGACGTACTACCGCGAACTCGCCCGTACCACCGACCCGTTGCTGCGCGGCCCCGGCCAACTCGCCGCCATCGAGCTGCTGGAGCGCGAGTACGAGAACCTGCGCACCGCCCTGCGGCACGCCCTCGCCGAGCGAGACGAACAGGAAGCCCTCAGCCTCGCCCTGTCGCTGGTCGGGTACTGGCAGATGAGGGACGTGCGCATCGAGGCGCGCAACTGGTGTGCCGAGGTCATGGCCCTGGGCCCCGACCCCTTCACCGCCCCTCTGCGCCGCGCCGCCCCGGTCCGGGAGCGCTGCACAGACGTCCCGCCCCCGCTGACCGGCGAACTCCTGGCCGAGGCCCGGCGCGGCGTCCACCTCGCCCATCTCGCCTGCATGGACACCGAGTTGGAGGCCTGGGAGTCACCGCGGGCCAAGGAGAAACTGCGCCTGATCGGTGAGGTCTACGAGCCCGGCTTGCCGCAGACCTGCCGGTCCCCGGGCATGCTCTGGTTCTACGCCGTGATACTGACCGGCAACGTGGACCGGCTGCCCACGATCCTCGACGCCTGCGTCCACACCTGCCGTACCACCCCCGGCATGGAGTGGGAGCTCGCCGCCACGCTCCAGATGCGTGCCAACCTCCTTGCCAACCGCAGCGACTGGGCCGGGGACGCCTCTCGTGACGCCGACGAGTCGCTGGAGATCTTCGCCCGCCTCGGCGACGTCTGGGGCACCGCCGAGGCGCTGTCCGCGCGCGGCGAGGCCCGGGAGCGGGTCGGCGAGTACGCGCTCGCCGCCAAGGACTACGCGGCGGCCACCGAGCAGGCCGAACGGCTGGGCGCCCGCGGCCAGGTGGCGGTGTTGCAGGCCCGGCTCGGCAGCGCGCTCATCGAGGCGGGCGAGGCCGAGCGGGGCGAGCGGCTGCTGCGCGAGGTGATCGAGCGCCGGGACGGCTCGGGCAACGAGGCCATGCCCGCCGCCCGGATGTTCCTCGCGGGCCGACTCGCCACCACCGGCCGGGTCGACGAGGCGCGCGAGCAACTGGTGGTGCTGCGTGAGGAGTTCAGGGCCTCCCACTTCATGATCTTCGATGCCTTCATCCTCGGCGGGGAGGCCTGGCTGGAGGCGGTCGCCGGCGACTACGAGCTCTCCCTGGACAAGATCCGGCAGGCACTCGTGCGGGCCGCCGACCCGCTGTCCAAGGCCATGGCCCCGCACATGGGTCCCCTGTACCTGGCCCTCGCCGCGATCAGCCTCGCCGAGGTCGACGGCGGCCGCCGGGCCCGCGACGGCGCCCGCTGCCTCGGGGCCTCCGTGGCGAAGCTGCTGCCGGGCCACTGCACGACGTCCACGGAGCGCGAGGTGTACGAGCGGGGCGAGCGGCACACCCGCGCGGTACTCGGCGACGCGGCGTACGAGGCCGCGTACGCGGAGGGCGGCGGCCTCTCCCTGGAGGAGGCCACCGCCCTGGTGTGCGGACCCTGACACGCACGGCCTTGGCCCGGGGTCAGCCGGGCCAAGGCCCCTCAAGCCCCCCAGGCACTGGGGAGTCAGCTCTTCGTACGGAACTTGTGGATCGCGACCGGCGCCATCACCGCCGTGATCGCCACCGACCAGCCCAGCGTCACCCACAGGTCGTGCGCGACCGGGCCGCCCACCATCAGCCCGCGGGCCGCGTCCGCGAGCGTGGACAGCGGGTTGTAGTCGGTGAACGCCTGCAGCCAGCCGGGCATCGACGCCGTCGGCGCGAAGATCGACGAGCCGAACTGCAGCGGGAACAGCACCAGGAAGCCCATCGCCTGGACGGACTGCGCGTTCTTGAGGATCACGCCCAGGGTGAGGAACACCCACATGATCGACGAGGCGAACACCGCGGCCAGCCCCACGGCCGCGAACAGACCGGGCCAGCTGTTGATGTCGAACCCGACCAGGACGGCGACGATCATCAGCACGGTCGTCGCGAACAGCATCCGCACCAGCTCCACGGAGACCTTCGCGAACAGCACCGAGCCGCGCCCGATCGGCAGGGACCGGAAACGGTCCATGACTCCGCTGTTGAAGTCCTGGCTGAAGCCGGTGCCGACGCCCTGGGACAGCGTCATGCTCATCATCGCGATCATGCCGGGGATCACGTACTGCACGTACCCGTCCTGGCCGCCGCCCAGGGCCTGCCCGATCGAGCCGCCGAAGACGAACACGAACAGCAGGGTGAAGACGACCGGCATCAGCAGCGCGTCGAACATCGACTCGGGGTCCTGCCGGATCCACAGCAGGTTGCGACGGACGAGGGCGCCGGTGTGGCGCAGATGACCGCGCAACGGGATACGGCCGTCCGCCTTGAGGTCGGCTTTGACGTCGGTCTTGGCGTCGGGGGCGGAAAGAGTGGTGGCGCTCATACGGCGACCTCCTCGCGGTCGGGGGCGGGCGTCACGTCCAGCGGGGCACTGGCGCGGTGGCCGGTGAGGGACAGGAACACCTCGTCCAGGCTGGGCAGTTCGGTGGTGATGGAGGAGAGCGTGATGCCCCGCGCGATGACCGCGCCGACCACGGCGGTCAGCTGCTCGTCGCTGAGGATCGGGACCAGGACGGCACCGCGCTCGGTGTCCACGGTGGAGGCGGCGAGCCCGGTGATGCCCAGCTCGTCGAGCGCGGCGGCGAGGGGCCGCAGCTGCAGCGGATCGACCGGGCGGACCCGCAGGGTGCGGCCGCCGACCTTCGCCTTCAGCTCCTCGATGGCGCCGCCCGCGATGACCTTGCCGTGGTCCACGACGGTCAGCTCGGAGGCGAGCTGCTCGGCCTCCTCCATGTACTGGGTGGTGAGCAGGACGGTGACCCCCTCGCCGACCATGCGCTTGATCTCGGTCCACACCTCGTTGCGGGTGCGCGGGTCGAGGCCGGTGGTCGGCTCGTCGAGGAACAGCACGGCGGGCTGCCCGATCATCGACGCGGCCAGGTCCAGCCGCCGCCGCATTCCCCCGGAGTACGTGCTCGCCGGACGCTTGGCGGCGTCGGTGAGCGAGAAGCGCTCCAGCAGTTCGTCGGCGCGGGCCCGGGCGTTCTTGCGCGGCAGGTCGAGGAGCCGGCCGATCATGTAGAGGTTCTCCCAGCCCGGGAGCTTCTCGTCGACGGAGGCGTACTGCCCGGTGAGACCTATCACCCGGCGCAACTGCCGCGGCTGCCGTACGACGTCGTAGCCGACGACGGTCGCCTGCCCGGCGTCGGGGGAGAGGAGGGTGGACAGGATCCGTACGAGGGTGGTCTTGCCGGCCCCGTTCGGCCCGAGCACACCCATC from Streptomyces sp. NBC_00878 harbors:
- a CDS encoding exo-alpha-sialidase; amino-acid sequence: MTTAEASVPFRAGKEGYASFRIPAVVATGGGTGSGTLLAFCEGRVGSRDDFGNIDIVLKRSTDGGLTWGPLLVAAKNGDALSGNPAPVVLDTGRVLLVHVRNAALATEDSIRRGKVAAVDGRRVWVQHSDDEGLTWSSPKEITKQTKKDTWRWYATTPGHALQLSTGRVVVPANHSLPPAGKDTGTEGKYNGGHCLLSDDRGETWRIGYVDDNTDNYINVNESTATELPDGRVYFNTRTDSTAPGTRADAYSKDGGQTLVKPFRPQAGLTGPVVEGSVLQLRDPDVLLYSGPADPGFRAVMTIRASTDDGLTWRSAHTVDGLPAGYSDLVRVDADTVGLLYETGDFGAYETITFRRVPVTGLT
- the npdG gene encoding NADPH-dependent F420 reductase, with the protein product MTSTDSAQTPAETPAKAPAKDPWDLPDVSGLVVGVLGGTGPQGKGLAYRLARAGQKVIIGSRAAERAQAAADELGHGVEGADNAETARRSDIVIVAVPWDGHGKTLESLREELAGKLVVDCVNPLGFDKKGAYALKPEEGSAAEQAAALLPDSRVTAAFHHLSAVLLQDPEIAEIDTDVMVLGEERADVEIVQALAGRVPGMRGIFSGRLRNAHQVESLVANLISVNRRYKAHAGLRVTDV
- a CDS encoding site-2 protease family protein, with amino-acid sequence MTTATTRHSDRRISPVFLGIVAVTAVTGWATWTGFAEQPGIAVFLFVTAAWIVSLCLHEYAHARTALHSGDISIGAKGYLTLNPLKYTHALLSIVLPVIFVMMGGIGLPGGAVWIERSRIQGRWKHSLISAAGPLTNVLFAVVCTAPFWLDALDGVPADFQFALAFLALLQVTAALLNFLPVPGLDGYGMIEPWLSYKIRRQVEPLAPFGLLLVIAILWIPAVNGVFFDVIDALLRSLDIDEFRTDCGQNLYRFWTDTNEFCSVSP
- a CDS encoding BTAD domain-containing putative transcriptional regulator, with the translated sequence MDPVRYRILGTTQALHRDGTAVPVGGARLRALLTVLALRPGRTVPAAVLVDEVWGAGPPADAAGALQALVGRLRRALGADAIGSAEGGYRLCAAVDDIDLYRFERLAGEGTRALADGDPGKAAVVLDDALALWRGPALADLPDRTAESSRWETRRLDARRARLTAALALGRAEQSLPDLTALCDAHPLDEPLQLLRLRALRDAGRTAEALAGYESLRQLLADRLGTDPGPELRSLHGELLRGEARGTGEAGDRGHHGHRGHNGHWQTPYGHTPGPTSLSGPTSSSGPVPSSGPVPTPGPAPASGSRDRAAPLGNLRARLTSFVGRDTDLETIRGDLAAARLVTLLGPGGAGKTRLSQEAGESVAAALPDGVWLAELAPVDDPEAVPEAVLTAVGARETVLYGAGAEAIRAAGSDRHDDPVDRLAEHCGKRRMLLVLDNCEHVVDAAARLVEQLLARCPGLTVLATSREPLGVPGELLRPVEPLPEPSALRLLADRGAAARPGFRVEDDPAACAEICRRLDGLPLAIELAAARLRMLTPRQIADRLDDRFRLLTSGSRTLLPRQQTLRAVVDWSWDLLDEDEREVLSRLSVFAGGCDLAAAEAVCGPVALEALGSLVDKSLVVAAPSGAGGMRYRLLETVAEYAGARLDEAGRRRATERAHLTYYRELARTTDPLLRGPGQLAAIELLEREYENLRTALRHALAERDEQEALSLALSLVGYWQMRDVRIEARNWCAEVMALGPDPFTAPLRRAAPVRERCTDVPPPLTGELLAEARRGVHLAHLACMDTELEAWESPRAKEKLRLIGEVYEPGLPQTCRSPGMLWFYAVILTGNVDRLPTILDACVHTCRTTPGMEWELAATLQMRANLLANRSDWAGDASRDADESLEIFARLGDVWGTAEALSARGEARERVGEYALAAKDYAAATEQAERLGARGQVAVLQARLGSALIEAGEAERGERLLREVIERRDGSGNEAMPAARMFLAGRLATTGRVDEAREQLVVLREEFRASHFMIFDAFILGGEAWLEAVAGDYELSLDKIRQALVRAADPLSKAMAPHMGPLYLALAAISLAEVDGGRRARDGARCLGASVAKLLPGHCTTSTEREVYERGERHTRAVLGDAAYEAAYAEGGGLSLEEATALVCGP
- a CDS encoding ABC transporter permease; translated protein: MSATTLSAPDAKTDVKADLKADGRIPLRGHLRHTGALVRRNLLWIRQDPESMFDALLMPVVFTLLFVFVFGGSIGQALGGGQDGYVQYVIPGMIAMMSMTLSQGVGTGFSQDFNSGVMDRFRSLPIGRGSVLFAKVSVELVRMLFATTVLMIVAVLVGFDINSWPGLFAAVGLAAVFASSIMWVFLTLGVILKNAQSVQAMGFLVLFPLQFGSSIFAPTASMPGWLQAFTDYNPLSTLADAARGLMVGGPVAHDLWVTLGWSVAITAVMAPVAIHKFRTKS
- a CDS encoding ATP-binding cassette domain-containing protein, translating into MTRIDKNPSGGNAAVSVRGLVKHYGETKALDGVDLDVREGTVMGVLGPNGAGKTTLVRILSTLLSPDAGQATVVGYDVVRQPRQLRRVIGLTGQYASVDEKLPGWENLYMIGRLLDLPRKNARARADELLERFSLTDAAKRPASTYSGGMRRRLDLAASMIGQPAVLFLDEPTTGLDPRTRNEVWTEIKRMVGEGVTVLLTTQYMEEAEQLASELTVVDHGKVIAGGAIEELKAKVGGRTLRVRPVDPLQLRPLAAALDELGITGLAASTVDTERGAVLVPILSDEQLTAVVGAVIARGITLSSITTELPSLDEVFLSLTGHRASAPLDVTPAPDREEVAV